The Chitinophagales bacterium genome includes a region encoding these proteins:
- a CDS encoding T9SS type A sorting domain-containing protein has protein sequence MKNTLLQFLLIAALSACFTTNTSAQCIPNNDTVAGIEPDTLSTAYVGVPYEQIIYFKLPLDTSVQFGPFTVALIIDSLVIDSYTGLPPSFSLACNSPSCTLLGGQNGCAAITGTATDDEAGYHPLNVYVTTYVSDTFGTPVGGFPDTIDFYFLDVQFATGVADAAPLTWNMGAFYPNPSDEELFIPFTSPLNSTADYSVTDISGRVMKYEKTVIKKGHNTLSMSIADLPDGCYFITIRTQDYVAAEKFQVLH, from the coding sequence ATGAAAAATACACTTTTACAATTCCTGCTAATCGCAGCATTGTCTGCATGTTTTACAACAAATACTTCTGCACAATGCATTCCCAATAACGACACGGTGGCTGGCATTGAGCCGGATACACTTTCTACGGCTTATGTGGGTGTGCCCTATGAGCAGATTATTTATTTTAAACTCCCATTAGACACCTCTGTCCAATTTGGACCGTTTACGGTCGCTTTGATTATCGACTCACTGGTGATCGACAGTTATACCGGATTGCCGCCTTCCTTTTCATTAGCCTGCAATTCGCCGTCGTGCACCTTGCTTGGCGGACAGAACGGTTGTGCAGCTATAACCGGTACGGCAACGGATGATGAGGCCGGATATCATCCATTGAATGTTTATGTAACGACGTATGTATCGGATACTTTCGGGACACCCGTCGGCGGTTTTCCTGATACCATTGATTTTTATTTCCTCGATGTGCAATTTGCTACCGGTGTTGCTGATGCTGCTCCTTTAACCTGGAATATGGGAGCATTTTATCCGAACCCTTCTGATGAAGAGTTGTTTATACCATTCACTTCGCCTTTAAATTCTACGGCCGACTATTCAGTGACGGATATATCCGGCAGGGTTATGAAGTATGAGAAAACTGTGATAAAAAAAGGGCATAATACCCTCAGTATGTCAATCGCTGATTTGCCGGATGGATGTTATTTCATCACTATCAGGACACAGGATTATGTTGCTGCTGAAAAATTTCAGGTTCTGCATTGA
- a CDS encoding diacylglycerol kinase family protein — MNLLKMIRSFRPALSGMRSAFITENNIRIHLLAAFAAVSAGIYFHLPRSEWLWLVAAIGCVLAVEYLNTAIEKLTDIVAPQFNENAGNVKDISAASVLITSITAVIIGAVIFLPYLVK; from the coding sequence ATGAACTTGCTGAAAATGATCCGCAGTTTTCGCCCCGCGCTGTCGGGCATGAGATCCGCTTTTATTACTGAAAATAATATCCGTATTCATTTGCTCGCTGCCTTTGCAGCCGTGAGTGCAGGCATATACTTCCACTTGCCCCGCAGTGAATGGCTTTGGCTTGTAGCTGCCATTGGTTGTGTATTGGCGGTAGAATACCTCAATACAGCCATCGAGAAACTGACGGATATAGTAGCACCCCAATTCAATGAAAATGCAGGTAACGTCAAGGATATCTCGGCTGCATCTGTTTTGATTACTTCCATCACAGCAGTCATAATAGGCGCTGTGATATTCTTACCCTACCTGGTAAAATAA
- a CDS encoding DUF1361 domain-containing protein, whose product MKIILYLFHRQPNRFNIIIMPILLTFLMMVMYGVRVFYTQDTYYGFLLWNLFLAWLPVVFAFWAYRNYHSGYNTIGILAPALLWLLFFPNAPYLITDLIHMRSRAGIPTWYDAVLVFGYAFTGFMTGLVSLNLIHSILQQVLSSWLSWLMITLLMVMSSYGIYLGRVLRWNSWDRFLSPVPIINDVQDTLFTPASFAMTMLFSALMGITYPFLFYFARTAQKNNAS is encoded by the coding sequence ATGAAAATCATCCTGTATTTGTTTCATCGTCAGCCCAACAGATTCAATATCATCATCATGCCAATACTCCTGACCTTCTTAATGATGGTGATGTACGGCGTAAGGGTTTTTTATACACAAGACACCTATTATGGCTTTCTGTTATGGAACCTCTTTCTGGCCTGGCTGCCGGTTGTTTTTGCCTTTTGGGCTTACCGTAATTATCACAGCGGCTATAATACTATCGGCATTTTAGCGCCGGCCCTTTTGTGGCTGTTGTTTTTCCCCAATGCCCCATACCTTATTACTGACCTCATACATATGCGCTCCCGCGCTGGTATCCCGACATGGTATGACGCTGTATTGGTTTTTGGTTATGCTTTTACTGGCTTCATGACAGGACTTGTTTCATTAAATCTGATCCACAGTATACTGCAGCAAGTGCTGTCATCATGGCTTTCGTGGCTGATGATTACCTTGCTGATGGTGATGAGCAGTTATGGGATTTACCTTGGCAGAGTACTAAGGTGGAACAGCTGGGATAGATTCCTTTCACCTGTACCGATTATAAATGATGTGCAGGACACATTGTTCACGCCTGCTTCGTTTGCCATGACCATGTTGTTTTCTGCATTGATGGGAATCACCTATCCGTTTCTCTTTTATTTTGCACGCACCGCTCAAAAAAATAATGCATCATGA
- a CDS encoding DUF4173 domain-containing protein, translated as MKPHATLYLPAVGMAIVFYFLFKNEWPGINMPLFLLLSSAVLSIIHPGAFRRATVIASFAAVLLCAIAVLIFNTDISIIAYWLLFGVMVGFIHQRDLRSSGGALLTSWLGLIASPLSWWNALEHFGKNNKPLSSLLKLLRLSILPLAVLLFFFILYVNADQQFESVSGQVMTFLYDQIKILFDYISPSTITFFVFSLLIAAGIFLKRDLQLIVKMELQQGDFLQRKRLKPTGKPGEIDWWQLFFRKSMRSLSNEYNRAILLLLMVNGLLLFVNVVDIKMVWFENTSLASPHTRSQAVHESTYLLLFSIAVAMAILLFFFRGNLNFLKNNRRLLQLSCLWIAQNGILAFTAAIRNYYYIRDYGLAYKRIGVLFFLLLILFSLSILFLKIRDKRSFFYLFRMEGWAICILLVLMSCFSWDPMIATYNLTHFDDEHIDRNFLMTLSHRALPVILEYDHPFENTTNTTPLTGYQQWIIQKGKSFLQSYEATSWPSWNLQDARVYDYLKSQSQFYE; from the coding sequence ATGAAACCACATGCAACTTTATACCTGCCGGCCGTCGGAATGGCTATCGTATTTTATTTTCTTTTTAAAAATGAATGGCCAGGCATCAATATGCCGCTTTTTTTACTGCTGTCGTCTGCTGTGCTGTCCATTATTCATCCTGGCGCTTTCCGCAGAGCAACTGTAATAGCTTCGTTTGCCGCTGTCCTGCTTTGTGCAATTGCTGTCCTGATTTTCAATACCGACATCAGTATCATTGCCTATTGGTTGTTATTTGGCGTGATGGTTGGATTTATTCATCAGCGCGATTTACGTTCTTCCGGTGGCGCACTGTTGACGTCATGGCTGGGACTGATTGCCTCACCGCTGTCGTGGTGGAATGCGCTGGAACATTTCGGCAAGAACAATAAGCCATTGTCATCCTTACTCAAATTGCTGCGCCTCAGTATATTGCCCCTGGCCGTACTGCTTTTCTTTTTCATTTTATACGTTAATGCCGATCAGCAGTTTGAATCGGTTTCAGGTCAGGTGATGACATTTCTGTATGACCAGATCAAAATACTGTTTGACTATATTTCTCCGTCAACCATAACTTTTTTTGTTTTTTCACTACTGATCGCCGCCGGTATTTTCCTGAAACGTGATCTTCAGCTGATCGTGAAGATGGAATTACAGCAAGGCGATTTTCTGCAGCGGAAACGGCTGAAGCCAACGGGAAAGCCCGGTGAAATTGATTGGTGGCAGCTGTTCTTCAGGAAATCCATGCGCAGCCTGAGCAATGAATATAACCGGGCAATATTGCTGCTGTTGATGGTGAACGGATTGCTGTTATTTGTAAACGTGGTTGATATCAAGATGGTATGGTTTGAAAATACCAGTCTCGCATCGCCTCACACACGATCACAGGCAGTGCATGAAAGTACCTATCTCCTGCTGTTCAGTATTGCCGTTGCCATGGCCATCCTGCTGTTTTTCTTCAGGGGCAATCTGAATTTCCTTAAAAATAACCGTCGCCTTTTGCAACTGTCCTGCCTCTGGATTGCACAAAATGGCATTCTTGCTTTTACAGCGGCTATCAGAAATTATTACTACATCCGTGATTATGGACTGGCCTATAAAAGAATCGGTGTCCTGTTTTTTCTATTGCTTATTCTTTTTTCCCTGTCGATTTTATTTCTTAAAATAAGGGACAAAAGATCATTCTTCTACCTCTTCCGGATGGAAGGCTGGGCCATTTGTATTTTACTAGTATTGATGAGTTGCTTTAGCTGGGATCCGATGATTGCCACTTACAACCTTACGCATTTCGATGATGAGCACATCGACCGTAATTTCCTGATGACGTTGTCGCATCGTGCATTGCCAGTTATCCTGGAATACGACCATCCCTTTGAAAATACAACCAATACCACTCCATTAACCGGCTATCAGCAGTGGATTATACAGAAGGGCAAAAGTTTTTTACAATCCTATGAAGCGACTTCCTGGCCATCCTGGAACCTCCAAGATGCCCGCGTTTATGATTACCTGAAATCACAATCTCAGTTTTATGAGTGA
- a CDS encoding transcriptional regulator — protein sequence MKEIITLINKAFESRQRLGIMSLLMVHDKIDFNTMKELLQLTDGNLATHIAALEKCNYLAVKKSFLGRKTNTSYSATAAGKKAFKDHLGALEKLIKSNR from the coding sequence ATGAAAGAGATTATCACACTCATCAATAAGGCATTTGAAAGCAGACAGCGGTTGGGAATCATGTCGCTGCTGATGGTGCATGACAAGATTGATTTTAATACCATGAAAGAACTGCTGCAACTGACCGACGGCAACCTGGCAACGCATATTGCGGCACTTGAAAAATGCAATTACCTCGCGGTGAAAAAGAGTTTTCTTGGCAGAAAAACCAATACATCCTACAGTGCAACGGCAGCCGGGAAAAAGGCATTTAAGGATCACCTCGGCGCATTGGAAAAACTGATCAAAAGCAACAGATAA